The following proteins come from a genomic window of Trypanosoma brucei gambiense DAL972 chromosome 1, complete sequence:
- a CDS encoding calpain-like protein fragment, putative — protein MGCIQSTVSYKNGQPNFKGATEVHSMFNGLLFRLSDTKNKRWAFYNDSPCYTIHVAILFDFDTQILPLGSTTAFRIDEPRPGREGDRGKYLAEVDVPPLSTELFVEGEITQWNVDTLEARTAGSEEQYRL, from the coding sequence atgggtTGCATTCAGTCGACAGTCAGTTACAAAAACGGTCAACCCAATTTCAAAGGAGCAACGGAGGTTCACAGCATGTTTAATGGACTTCTTTTCCGTCTAAGTGATACCAAAAATAAGCGATGGGCTTTTTATAATGACTCGCCATGTTACACCATTCATGTGGCCattctttttgattttgaTACTCAAATTCTTCCATTGGGTTCCACCACCGCCTTCCGAATTGATGAACCCCGCCCTGGTAGAGAAGGTGACAGGGGTAAATATCTTGCAGAAGTGGATGTTCCACCGCTTTCAACAGAACTTTttgtggagggggaaattaCTCAATGGAATGTGGACACGCTGGAGGCCCGTACCGCAGGATCTGAAGAACAATATCGtctataa
- a CDS encoding calpain, putative → MGCGASSTQSEDGMHEPIPPMEMVRKQIAAAQPEQNGVKEGQSSKKKRSGDDPPDEFEELTVTALPQRWQRDSTYKCGYPMITGDEVKPCFEKGLLYRIVKGDTWAFYNDTRTYEMCVSFTFGRDSTVRGMGNTVITNLEGGEILAEASIYPCETAIFVRGRFSGFRSKIKAQPLSDEILKAKVKQYDKYIQEDLARVNAMINENDSDDAILAKCVEGPTPFIDIRFPPNQTSIERGAVLPIMTIPWARPDMYLPLGFPPQVRLFRSAISTVNIEQGDLGDYWIMCAIASLEDDTERLRGMFRHPVSCEKTAKERAVGAYRVTLNKSGWWHSVIVDDYLPVVGNRPKFAQSLSDPCEVWVSILQKAYAKVHGSYVNIVAGDPLHALQDFTGYISSRYDYILDPEQGLEENEILERLEKYDQQGFKIILSTHNAKTDNPNVDETYREVGLLAGHAYPVKAVRYFASENIALLQIRNPWCRETEWKGEWANGNAEWKSHPEIAEACEINAQDGSSFWMSWGDVQKYFNGCGVLFRYPRSIDYRVRGVFRGDIPSVSILISVNKTISLVCSLTQEDRRGTKMADDYPPIMLSLCGGDRLSDDMEVEKSTTTEADYPGEDLTFVHSRDVGMMCTLTPFKSPYLLVPRIITGRDEEHPYVIGLLSEAEFGADLKAEFFSVPANCEVFRNAKSFAFQGDVVEAKFQVRTPDCRFPTEYNSTVIVKAKKGDWYVENKKK, encoded by the coding sequence ATGGGGTGTGGTGCGTCTTCTACTCAGTCAGAAGATGGCATGCACGAACCCATACCCCCTATGGAAATGGTGCGCAAGCAAATTGCAGCCGCTCAACCAGAGCAAAACGGAGTTAAGGAGGGTCAATcgagtaaaaagaaaagaagtggtgATGATCCCCCTGACGAGTTTGAGGAACTGACAGTAACCGCACTTCCACAGCGGTGGCAACGGGACTCGACCTACAAGTGCGGGTATCCCATGATCACGGGCGACGAAGTGAAACCATGCTTTGAAAAGGGTTTATTATACCGTATTGTGAAGGGTGACACATGGGCATTCTACAATGATACGCGCACGTACGAGATGTgtgtttccttcaccttcggAAGGGATTCGACGGTGCGTGGTATGGGCAACACTGTCATCACAAACCTGGAAGGCGGGGAAATCCTTGCAGAGGCCTCAATATACCCCTGTGAGACGGCCATATTTGTGAGAGGGAGATTCAGCGGATTCCGGAGTAAGATAAAGGCACAGCCTCTCTCTGACGAGATTCTGAAGGCAAAGGTTAAACAATACGACAAGTACATACAAGAAGATTTGGCGAGGGTTAATGCTATGATCAATGAGAATGATAGCGATGACGCTATTCTTGCGAAGTGTGTTGAAGGACCCACACCTTTCATTGACATTAGGTTTCCCCCCAACCAAACTTCCATTGAGCGCGGTGCCGTGTTGCCCATCATGACGATTCCATGGGCTCGCCCCGACATGTACCTCCCTTTAGGTTTTCCTCCCCAAGTCCGCCTATTCCGCAGTGCAATCAGTACTGTGAACATTGAACAGGGAGATCTTGGGGACTACTGGATTATGTGCGCAATCGCCTCCCTTGAGGATGATACGGAACGGTTGCGTGGGATGTTCAGACATCCTGTCTCATGTGAAAAAACGGCTAAAGAGCGCGCGGTAGGGGCTTATCGCGTCACGCTTAACAAAAGTGGATGGTGGCATTCCGTAATTGTGGACGATTATCTTCCCGTAGTTGGAAACAGACCGAAGTTTGCGCAGTCCCTGAGTGACCCGTGTGAGGTGTGGGTTTCTATTCTTCAAAAGGCCTACGCAAAGGTGCATGGAAGCTACGTGAATATTGTTGCAGGTGATCCACTACACGCGTTGCAGGATTTCACAGGCTACATATCGTCGAGGTATGACTACATACTTGATCCGGAACAGGGCCTCGAAGAGAATGAAATATTAGAGCGGTTAGAGAAGTATGACCAGCAAGGTTTCAAAATTATCCTTAGTACTCACAATGCAAAGACAGATAACCCAAATGTGGATGAAACATACAGGGAGGTGGGCCTGCTGGCAGGTCACGCATACCCGGTAAAAGCCGTTCGTTACTTTGCTAGTGAAAATATTGCCCTGCTGCAGATACGCAATCCGTGGTGTCGCGAAACCGAGTGGAAGGGTGAGTGGGCCAATGGCAACGCGGAGTGGAAGTCCCACCCAGAAATAGCAGAAGCCTGTGAAATAAATGCGCAGGACGGTAGTTCCTTTTGGATGTCCTGGGGGGATGTACAGAAGTACTTCAATGGATGTGGTGTTCTTTTTCGCTACCCGAGGAGCATTGACTATCGTGTTCGTGGTGTCTTCCGAGGCGACATTCCCAGTGTGTCCATCCTCATCAgcgtaaacaaaacaatatcaTTAGTCTGCTCTCTCACTCAAGAGGACCGCCGAGGAACGAAGATGGCGGACGATTATCCCCCAATTATGTTAAGTTTGTGTGGTGGTGATCGCCTCTCCGACGATATGGAGGTGGAAAAGAGCACCACTACGGAAGCGGACTACCCCGGCGAAGACTTAACTTTCGTCCACAGCCGTGACGTTGGTATGATGTGCACGCTTACGCCCTTCAAGTCACCGTATTTATTGGTGCCACGCATCATTACAGGACGTGATGAGGAGCACCCGTATGTTATCGGACTGTTGTCTGAAGCGGAATTTGGTGCAGACCTGAAAGCAGAGTTCTTCAGCGTCCCAGCGAACTGCGAGGTCTTCCGGAACGCCAAGTCGTTTGCCTTCCAAGGGGATGTGGTGGAGGCGAAATTCCAAGTGCGCACGCCGGATTGTCGTTTCCCCACGGAGTATAACAGCACTGTGATAGTAAAGGCCAAGAAGGGCGACTGGTatgtggaaaataaaaaaaagtaa
- a CDS encoding calpain-like cysteine peptidase, Clan CA, family C2, (fragment) has translation KDYEFHVTFLFSANSLFEPLDKATAAQQDDGILCEVTIYPLETQRFVKGEITGYESKIDALLLSDDYFRLNEDRNPERYFRHTGPFKATSF, from the coding sequence AAGGATTATGAGTTTCATGTGACATTTCTTTTCAGCGCAAACAGCCTCTTTGAACCATTGGATAAAGCCACAGCTGCACAGCAGGATGATGGAATTCTTTGCGAGGTCACCATTTACCCACTTGAGACGCAACGTTTCGTTAAGGGAGAAATTACCGGATATGAAAGTAAAATTGATGCCTTGTTGCTTTCTGATGATTACTTCCGGTTAAATGAGGACCGTAACCCGGAGAGATATTTCCGTCACACCGGTCCCTTCAAGGCGACATCGTTTTAA